Sequence from the Paenibacillus riograndensis SBR5 genome:
GGTTGACGATGGCATCTACCACATCCTGGCCTTCGGTAACCTTGCCGAAAGCGGCATATTGGCCGTCGAGGCTAGGATAAGCCGCAGCCATAATGAAGAACTGCGAGCCGCCGGAGTTCATATCCTGGCTTCTGGCCATGGACAGAACACCTTGTGTGTGCTGCAGGTTGTTGGTGAAGCCGTTCGCGGTGAACTCACCGGCGATGCTGTAGCCCGGTCCGCCCATGCCTGTGCCATCGGGATCGCCGCCTTGAATCATGAAGCCAGGAATGACACGGTGGAAGATCGTTCCGTCATAGAAGCCTTTTTGAATGAGAGAGATAAAATTATTGACGGTATTCGGAGCGACCTCAGGGTACAGCTCGGCCTTGATGATGCCGCCGTTGTCCATCTCTATAGTAACCACCGGATGACTGGCGGTTGCCGAAGGCAACCCTTCCGTAGCTGCGGCAGCGCTCTCCTGGGGAGCAGGACTTGCCGCATTGCCCGCCGCATTGCTGCTTCCGTTACCTGCCGCATTATTGTTGTTCGCGGGTTTGTTGCCGCAGCCTGCGGCAATGACCAGCAGGAAAGTCATCATCAGCAGCAAGATGACAGGTTTTTTTCTTGTACGCTTCACGTTCTCAATCGCTCCTTTGATCTTGAATATCAAATGCTCACACCTTCAATCATACCCTGTTTGTACCGCCCGTTGCAAAGCCCGCAGCGCCGCCCGGCATTGGCACATCCCCGAAAGAAGGTTAGAATGAAAAGATGATGCTTCCAAGAATACACAGAAGGGGCGTGTGCAGCATGCGTTTTTCATGGAAGCGGAACCTGATCGTGCTTTGGGTAGGGGTGTTCTTTTGCAGTACGGCATATTCGATCTCGATTCCGTTCCTCTCGATTTTTTTGAGTGACCAGCTTGGTGTTAAGAATCATTTGGAAATCTGGTCGGGGGTCAGCTTTGGCATTACCTTCCTGGCCAGTGCGCTGATATCGCCTTACTGGGGGTCGCTCGCCGACAAATACGGGCGCAAGCCCATGCTGATCCGGTCGGGCTTCAGCCTCGCGGCGCTCTATTTGATCAATTTTTTTGTACATGATCCATATGTTTTTATTATTGTGCGTATTTTTCAAGGTCTCCTGGCTGGTTTTGTGCCGGCAGCCATTGCTATGGTCGCCACCAACACACCGGAGGAGAAGACCGGTTATGCGCTCAGCATCATGTCTACGGCCGGGGCCACCGGGAGCATTATCGGCCCGCTGATCGGCGGTGTGGTCAGCTTTTATTCCAGCAACCGCAGCGCGTTTCTGTTCTCG
This genomic interval carries:
- a CDS encoding peptidylprolyl isomerase; the encoded protein is MKRTRKKPVILLLMMTFLLVIAAGCGNKPANNNNAAGNGSSNAAGNAASPAPQESAAAATEGLPSATASHPVVTIEMDNGGIIKAELYPEVAPNTVNNFISLIQKGFYDGTIFHRVIPGFMIQGGDPDGTGMGGPGYSIAGEFTANGFTNNLQHTQGVLSMARSQDMNSGGSQFFIMAAAYPSLDGQYAAFGKVTEGQDVVDAIVNLPRDSSDRPDQPPVMKKVTVDTLGVTYPEPEKVQ